From the genome of Brachyhypopomus gauderio isolate BG-103 chromosome 20, BGAUD_0.2, whole genome shotgun sequence, one region includes:
- the caly gene encoding calcyon neuron-specific vesicular protein, which yields MVKLGSTLGEKVERVPSLEDGFDNIPLITPLEVKQLQQPFPDKVIVKTTTEYQLQQQKRRPYVPGIKKLNINLYSEMSEKVKLTGLILITLAFLACLLLLVMYKALWFDQLSCPEGFVLKHKHCSPAALEMYYPEQEAASRGSLYTAISHLNQAKKALPELSSPWLPVLNALKENQETKGEAAGSQQ from the exons atGGTGAAACTGGGCAGTACTCTTGGAGAGAAGGTGGAGAGGGTACCGTCACTGGAAGATGGCTTTGATAACATCCCCCTCATCACACCACTGGAGGTGAAGCAGCTACAGCAGCCCTTTCCTGACAAG GTGATTGTGAAAACGACGACCGAGTATCAGTTGCAGCAGCAGAAGAGGAGGCCGTACGTGCCCGGCATCAAGAAGCTGAACATAAACCTTTACAGTGAGATGTCGGAGAAGGTCAAG ctcacAGGACTCATTCTCATCACCTTGGCCTTCTTGGCGTGCTTGCTTTTGCTGGTTATGTACAAAGCCCTTTGGTTCGACCAACTGAGCTGTCCCGAGGGCTTTGTCCTGAAG CACAAGCACTGCAGTCCAGCTGCCCTGGAGATGTACTACCCGGAGCAGGAAGCAGCCTCACGGGGAAGCTTGTACACGGCCATCAGCCACCTCAACCAAGCCAAGAAGGCTCTCCCCGAGCTCTCCTCCCCCTGGCTACCTGTGCTCAACGCCCTGAAGGAGAACCAAGAGACCAAGGGGGAGGCGGCCGGCTCCCAGCAGTGA